The following coding sequences lie in one Lentimicrobium sp. L6 genomic window:
- the dnaE gene encoding DNA polymerase III subunit alpha, whose product MFLIYDTETTGLPKDYNAPITNSDNWPRMVQISWQLHDDKGQLVEVKNYIIKPEGYEIPYAVVKVHGITTERAEKQGVALSMVLDEFNETLKKTTFVVGHNIEFDNNIIGAEFHRKDIDTPLFERTSLDTKNESTNYCAIPGGKGGKFKWPKLGELHEKLFGEAFDMAHNAAADVEATARCFLELVRLKVIEAGKLHFSEEQFEAFQLANPNTIQAIGLNTQPYDAVDLDESDSPEISIQTELEKGTVKTKTILTGELKYSHLHLHTPYSILDGATSIPRLAEKALNDGMEAVAITDHGNMFGVKTFHKILTGKGLKPILGCEVYVARRGMHRKEAKIDGSGWHLVLLAKNRAGYQNLMRMVSLSWLEGNYYKPRIDKELLSQNSEGLIALSACLGGEVNQKLMNESQGEAEKAALWYKDLFGEDFYLELQRHQSGDPELDSKVYEDQVFVNQKLLEMGHKYGIKVVATNDVHFVNKEDSGAQDRLICISTGKNIDDPSRLRYSGQEWFKTQKEMIELFKDHPECIAHTQEIVDKVENYPLNSKPIMPDFTLPEGFTDENEYLRHIVYEGAHIRWGAVLTEELIERLDFELETIKKMGFPGYFLIVWDFLVAARNMGVVVGPGRGSAAGSAVAYSLRITEIDPVKYNLLFERFLNPDRVSMPDIDIDFDDEGRGRIMEWVVNKYGEKRVAHIVTFGSLAAKSAIRDVGRVQQYPLSETMLLQKLVPTRPGISLKDAFKEVPELNNIKRGKGEAADVLKYAEVLEGSVRNTGVHACGVIIGKEDLENYVPISTAKDSELKYVTQYDGKHVEDIGLLKMDFLGLKTLTIIKHAVENIKESKGVEIDIENVNLEDEKTYQLYSDGDTTGLFQFESAGMKKYLKELKPTRFEDLIAMNALYRPGPLEYIPSFVKRKNGLEPIEYDLPMMKEYLEETYGITVYQEQVMLLSRQLANFTRGQSDSLRKAMGKKIKAMMDELKVLFIEGCKANERFMKECTETKKNPDKLINKIWGDWEAFAKYAFNKSHATCYSYVSYQTAYLKAHYPAEFMAAVLSNNMSDIEKVTFFIDDCRNQGFKVLGPDINESGTNFAVNKDGDIRFGLNAIKGVGGAAADMIIEERRENGKYKGIFGMVKRVNLRSVNKKSLESMVYAGAFDSFEKTPRHVFFHMENGSTFLEKIIQYGHKFQAEQNSNQGSLFGDLGSVELPDPEIPETEPWSQLESLKRENDVVGFYLSGHPLDTYSMELKQFCNSDIKSFNAVMERLNQIVMNTEKDKDGKKPETDELKLLRDKPYTIAGIISIPASTTMMTKTGKPFGRFTVEDYTGSLEINMFGENFEKYKSILSRKDQYVLLKVAPEKPRWRDEFELKINAIELLSEVMEKYVRRIDLSIKLHNVSSQLIDNLNTVIETGGGKTPINVQVIDENNEILHMNIPTKVNSKHFINALKDNEELSIRLVK is encoded by the coding sequence CTTAAGTATGGTCTTGGATGAGTTTAACGAGACGCTTAAGAAAACTACTTTTGTTGTTGGCCATAATATTGAATTTGATAATAATATCATTGGGGCTGAGTTTCATAGGAAAGACATCGATACTCCCCTTTTTGAGCGTACCAGTTTAGATACTAAAAATGAATCGACAAATTATTGTGCTATTCCTGGTGGAAAAGGAGGAAAGTTTAAATGGCCCAAACTTGGCGAACTCCATGAGAAATTATTTGGGGAAGCCTTCGATATGGCACATAATGCTGCTGCCGATGTGGAAGCCACCGCTCGTTGTTTTCTCGAACTTGTTCGACTCAAAGTTATTGAAGCAGGGAAATTGCATTTTTCTGAAGAACAATTTGAGGCTTTTCAACTGGCAAACCCAAATACTATCCAAGCTATAGGTTTAAATACTCAACCCTATGATGCAGTTGATCTAGATGAATCAGACTCCCCAGAAATCAGTATTCAAACTGAATTAGAAAAAGGTACTGTAAAGACCAAGACTATCCTTACTGGAGAGCTAAAATATTCACATTTACACTTACATACCCCATACTCTATCCTAGATGGAGCGACTTCTATTCCCCGTTTAGCAGAAAAAGCTTTAAATGATGGAATGGAAGCTGTTGCCATTACCGATCATGGTAATATGTTCGGAGTAAAAACATTTCACAAAATACTAACCGGAAAAGGTTTAAAGCCAATTTTAGGCTGTGAAGTTTATGTGGCACGAAGAGGAATGCACCGAAAAGAAGCCAAAATTGACGGTAGCGGTTGGCATTTGGTGTTATTGGCAAAAAATAGAGCTGGCTATCAGAACTTGATGAGAATGGTGAGTCTGTCTTGGTTAGAAGGAAATTATTACAAACCACGTATAGATAAAGAATTATTAAGTCAGAATTCAGAAGGATTAATTGCTCTTTCAGCTTGTTTAGGCGGTGAAGTGAATCAAAAACTGATGAATGAAAGCCAAGGAGAAGCAGAAAAAGCTGCCCTTTGGTATAAAGATTTATTTGGCGAAGATTTTTACCTCGAACTCCAAAGGCATCAGTCAGGAGATCCAGAATTAGATAGTAAAGTATATGAAGACCAGGTTTTTGTTAATCAGAAACTTTTGGAAATGGGCCATAAATACGGAATCAAAGTAGTTGCCACCAATGATGTCCATTTTGTAAATAAAGAAGATTCTGGAGCTCAAGATCGATTAATCTGTATCAGTACTGGAAAAAACATTGATGATCCAAGCCGTCTTAGGTATTCAGGTCAAGAATGGTTCAAAACTCAGAAAGAGATGATTGAACTATTTAAGGATCATCCTGAGTGCATTGCTCATACTCAAGAAATAGTTGATAAGGTGGAGAATTACCCTCTGAACTCCAAGCCTATCATGCCTGACTTTACTCTTCCTGAGGGTTTTACCGATGAAAATGAATATCTCAGGCATATTGTTTATGAAGGAGCACATATTCGTTGGGGAGCAGTTCTAACAGAAGAACTCATTGAGCGCTTAGATTTTGAACTGGAAACTATCAAAAAGATGGGATTCCCTGGCTATTTCCTTATTGTCTGGGATTTTTTGGTTGCAGCAAGAAATATGGGAGTTGTAGTGGGTCCCGGTCGTGGCTCTGCTGCTGGTTCTGCTGTGGCCTATTCTCTTCGTATCACAGAAATAGATCCTGTAAAATATAATCTACTGTTTGAGAGATTCCTGAATCCTGATCGTGTGTCCATGCCCGATATCGATATCGATTTCGATGATGAAGGTAGAGGAAGAATCATGGAATGGGTAGTGAATAAATATGGTGAGAAACGAGTAGCTCACATTGTGACATTCGGTAGTTTGGCAGCAAAATCAGCTATTCGAGATGTGGGTAGAGTACAGCAATATCCACTATCAGAAACCATGTTACTCCAAAAACTTGTACCAACTCGACCGGGTATTTCATTAAAGGATGCTTTTAAAGAAGTTCCTGAACTGAATAATATAAAAAGAGGAAAAGGCGAGGCTGCCGATGTATTAAAATATGCCGAAGTATTGGAGGGCTCAGTTAGAAATACTGGTGTTCATGCTTGTGGTGTTATTATTGGCAAAGAAGATTTAGAGAATTATGTTCCTATTAGTACTGCAAAAGATTCAGAATTAAAATATGTAACTCAGTATGATGGAAAGCATGTTGAGGATATTGGTTTATTAAAGATGGATTTTTTGGGTTTAAAAACTCTGACCATTATTAAGCATGCCGTTGAGAATATCAAAGAATCGAAAGGTGTTGAAATAGATATTGAGAATGTAAACTTGGAAGATGAAAAGACCTACCAATTATATTCTGATGGCGATACTACCGGGTTATTCCAGTTTGAGTCGGCTGGAATGAAAAAGTATCTTAAGGAATTAAAGCCCACTCGTTTTGAGGATTTGATTGCTATGAATGCGCTCTATCGTCCTGGTCCTTTAGAATATATTCCTAGTTTTGTAAAGCGAAAAAATGGTTTAGAACCCATTGAATACGATCTTCCAATGATGAAAGAATACCTGGAAGAAACCTATGGTATCACAGTTTACCAAGAACAGGTGATGCTTCTTTCTCGCCAGCTGGCTAATTTTACTCGTGGACAATCCGATTCACTCCGTAAAGCCATGGGTAAGAAGATTAAAGCCATGATGGATGAGTTGAAAGTATTATTTATTGAAGGTTGTAAAGCTAATGAGCGATTCATGAAGGAATGTACGGAGACAAAAAAGAATCCAGACAAACTTATCAATAAAATTTGGGGTGACTGGGAAGCTTTTGCTAAATATGCTTTCAATAAATCTCATGCCACTTGTTATTCCTATGTTTCTTATCAAACGGCATATTTAAAAGCCCATTATCCAGCTGAATTTATGGCCGCTGTACTGAGTAATAATATGAGTGATATTGAGAAAGTGACATTCTTTATCGATGATTGCAGAAATCAAGGATTTAAGGTTTTAGGTCCAGACATTAATGAATCAGGAACTAATTTTGCAGTTAATAAAGATGGAGATATTCGCTTTGGATTAAATGCCATCAAAGGAGTTGGAGGTGCTGCTGCCGATATGATTATAGAGGAACGCAGAGAAAATGGCAAGTATAAAGGTATTTTTGGCATGGTCAAACGAGTTAACCTTCGTTCAGTTAACAAGAAGAGTTTAGAATCTATGGTCTATGCCGGTGCTTTCGATAGTTTTGAGAAAACACCACGTCATGTCTTCTTCCATATGGAAAATGGCTCAACTTTTTTAGAGAAAATCATTCAATATGGACATAAGTTTCAAGCGGAACAAAACTCTAATCAAGGAAGTTTATTTGGAGACTTAGGCTCTGTAGAATTGCCTGATCCAGAAATTCCAGAGACTGAACCTTGGTCACAACTCGAATCATTAAAAAGGGAAAATGATGTGGTAGGATTTTATCTATCTGGCCATCCTCTAGATACTTATAGTATGGAACTTAAGCAATTTTGCAATAGCGATATCAAAAGCTTCAATGCTGTGATGGAAAGGCTGAATCAAATTGTGATGAATACCGAAAAGGACAAAGATGGTAAAAAGCCTGAAACCGATGAGCTGAAGCTACTTAGAGACAAGCCATATACCATAGCAGGTATTATCTCTATCCCTGCTAGCACCACGATGATGACCAAAACAGGAAAGCCATTTGGTAGATTCACTGTGGAGGATTATACAGGTTCATTGGAAATCAATATGTTTGGCGAAAATTTCGAGAAATACAAGAGTATTTTGAGTAGAAAAGACCAATATGTTCTTTTAAAAGTAGCTCCAGAAAAACCCCGTTGGCGTGATGAGTTTGAACTCAAAATCAATGCTATAGAACTGTTATCTGAAGTGATGGAGAAATATGTAAGGAGAATTGACCTTAGCATCAAATTACATAATGTATCTTCTCAATTGATAGATAATCTGAATACTGTTATTGAAACCGGTGGTGGCAAAACGCCCATCAATGTGCAAGTTATCGATGAAAATAATGAGATATTACATATGAATATTCCTACTAAAGTAAACTCTAAGCATTTTATCAATGCGCTAAAAGATAATGAAGAATTAAGTATTCGGTTGGTGAAGTAA